The following are encoded in a window of Etheostoma cragini isolate CJK2018 chromosome 7, CSU_Ecrag_1.0, whole genome shotgun sequence genomic DNA:
- the LOC117948088 gene encoding protein phosphatase 1 regulatory subunit 12B-like isoform X2, with protein MSTYYPRTKDLTRTRKSVTDSPPSSPSHTDKNYRHERLSRYDSSGESVTDKPLGRTSSYTRRETRLAALNRQEQDCTTKDYKKMYAEALHENEKLKSRLQDSKQELVKIRSQLEKVTQRHDRISERSTVLESEKREKQALEKRVSNMEDELKILTELKSDNQRLKDENGALIRVISKLSK; from the exons ATGTCAACCTACTACCCACGCACCAAGGACCTGACTCGCACCAGGAAGTCAGTGACAGATTCTCCACCGTCCTCTCCGTcccacacagacaaaaactaCAGA cATGAAAGATTGTCAAG ATATGACTCCAGTGGGGAGAGTGTGACAGACAAACCATTGGGCCGCACCAGCTCTTACACTCGGAGAGAGACGAGGCTGGCTGCTCTGAACAGACAGGAGCAAGACTGCACTACCAAAGACTATAAGAAG ATGTATGCAGAAGCTTTGCATGAGAATGAGAAGCTCAAGTCCAGGTTGCAGGACAGCAAACAGGAACTGGTCAAGATACGTTCCCAGCTGGAGAAAGTCACCCAG AGGCACGACAGAATATCAGAGAGATCTACAGTACTTGAATCAGAGAAAAGG GAAAAACAAGCTCTTGAGAAAAGAGTGTCAAACATGGAAGATGAGTTAAAG ATCTTAACAGAGCTCAAGTCAGACAACCAGAGGCTTAAGGATGAGAATGGGGCTCTCATCCGAGTCATCAGCAAACTGTCCAAATGA
- the LOC117948088 gene encoding protein phosphatase 1 regulatory subunit 12B-like isoform X1 → MSTYYPRTKDLTRTRKSVTDSPPSSPSHTDKNYRHERLSRYDSSGESVTDKPLGRTSSYTRRETRLAALNRQEQDCTTKDYKKMYAEALHENEKLKSRLQDSKQELVKIRSQLEKVTQRHDRISERSTVLESEKREKQALEKRVSNMEDELKAFPALAQVQTLRRVNECLLAENRAMLRVLTRLSETASMPETEDL, encoded by the exons ATGTCAACCTACTACCCACGCACCAAGGACCTGACTCGCACCAGGAAGTCAGTGACAGATTCTCCACCGTCCTCTCCGTcccacacagacaaaaactaCAGA cATGAAAGATTGTCAAG ATATGACTCCAGTGGGGAGAGTGTGACAGACAAACCATTGGGCCGCACCAGCTCTTACACTCGGAGAGAGACGAGGCTGGCTGCTCTGAACAGACAGGAGCAAGACTGCACTACCAAAGACTATAAGAAG ATGTATGCAGAAGCTTTGCATGAGAATGAGAAGCTCAAGTCCAGGTTGCAGGACAGCAAACAGGAACTGGTCAAGATACGTTCCCAGCTGGAGAAAGTCACCCAG AGGCACGACAGAATATCAGAGAGATCTACAGTACTTGAATCAGAGAAAAGG GAAAAACAAGCTCTTGAGAAAAGAGTGTCAAACATGGAAGATGAGTTAAAG GCTTTCCCTGCTCTGGCTCAGGTCCAGACCCTGCGGAGGGTGAACGAGTGTCTCCTGGCTGAGAATAGAGCCATGCTGCGCGTCCTCACCCGCCTCTCTGAGACGGCCTCCATGCCGGAGACAGAGGACCTCTGA
- the LOC117948088 gene encoding protein phosphatase 1 regulatory subunit 12B-like isoform X3 has translation MSTYYPRTKDLTRTRKSVTDSPPSSPSHTDKNYRHERLSRYDSSGESVTDKPLGRTSSYTRRETRLAALNRQEQDCTTKDYKKMYAEALHENEKLKSRLQDSKQELVKIRSQLEKVTQRHDRISERSTVLESEKREKQALEKRVSNMEDELKQDAPLRFRCGYQP, from the exons ATGTCAACCTACTACCCACGCACCAAGGACCTGACTCGCACCAGGAAGTCAGTGACAGATTCTCCACCGTCCTCTCCGTcccacacagacaaaaactaCAGA cATGAAAGATTGTCAAG ATATGACTCCAGTGGGGAGAGTGTGACAGACAAACCATTGGGCCGCACCAGCTCTTACACTCGGAGAGAGACGAGGCTGGCTGCTCTGAACAGACAGGAGCAAGACTGCACTACCAAAGACTATAAGAAG ATGTATGCAGAAGCTTTGCATGAGAATGAGAAGCTCAAGTCCAGGTTGCAGGACAGCAAACAGGAACTGGTCAAGATACGTTCCCAGCTGGAGAAAGTCACCCAG AGGCACGACAGAATATCAGAGAGATCTACAGTACTTGAATCAGAGAAAAGG GAAAAACAAGCTCTTGAGAAAAGAGTGTCAAACATGGAAGATGAGTTAAAG CAGGACGCCCCACTGCGGTTCCGCTGTGGGTACCAGCCCTGA
- the LOC117948088 gene encoding protein phosphatase 1 regulatory subunit 12B-like isoform X4, giving the protein MSTYYPRTKDLTRTRKSVTDSPPSSPSHTDKNYRHERLSRYDSSGESVTDKPLGRTSSYTRRETRLAALNRQEQDCTTKDYKKMYAEALHENEKLKSRLQDSKQELVKIRSQLEKVTQRHDRISERSTVLESEKREKQALEKRVSNMEDELKDAPLRFRCGYQP; this is encoded by the exons ATGTCAACCTACTACCCACGCACCAAGGACCTGACTCGCACCAGGAAGTCAGTGACAGATTCTCCACCGTCCTCTCCGTcccacacagacaaaaactaCAGA cATGAAAGATTGTCAAG ATATGACTCCAGTGGGGAGAGTGTGACAGACAAACCATTGGGCCGCACCAGCTCTTACACTCGGAGAGAGACGAGGCTGGCTGCTCTGAACAGACAGGAGCAAGACTGCACTACCAAAGACTATAAGAAG ATGTATGCAGAAGCTTTGCATGAGAATGAGAAGCTCAAGTCCAGGTTGCAGGACAGCAAACAGGAACTGGTCAAGATACGTTCCCAGCTGGAGAAAGTCACCCAG AGGCACGACAGAATATCAGAGAGATCTACAGTACTTGAATCAGAGAAAAGG GAAAAACAAGCTCTTGAGAAAAGAGTGTCAAACATGGAAGATGAGTTAAAG GACGCCCCACTGCGGTTCCGCTGTGGGTACCAGCCCTGA
- the LOC117947915 gene encoding immunoglobulin-like and fibronectin type III domain-containing protein 1, translating to MWKRTKNTGPSTNRRCFSLVHQYIQRFNEVSGNKSAVIRRRSTTPGVMITQYVVDIPEGKSTPDVQSKPTPVTIKEGQSAVFKIVVKGDPKPEVSWRRTKGPISDKNKFQSKYDESTGEHILEIIKVTGAETDTYKCCAANVYGKAVCTTTLNVIEASKNPSDFRKLLRRSKVEEKAEGESDERFWEAMLDADRKDYERICMEFGVADLHLILKKLEEKKKKMVENKCKDGEIPYDEEATEKHSLKSVGRTKDFNKGLVQKVNLLDTELDLVDEDVTLFSTEFKLSNVDFVIKIQELKASERDDALFACVLTHPLPKITWMGKGSALEDGEKYTITVSDHKLIHRLLIRDCNKLDNGIYSAVAGITSCSAWLVVQAESEPASAGQKRARKTALAGGAQIDLEKVAREQQIKNREEMEKILAAVKAKHGEGQLKEAKSLTTSGRDGDGVITTVPGPGKYSRAVKDKPNAAKTSALSESTGTKGKDKIKNSRGDGPETKLNASGCVTQAGLQLIVDDPKNKKHTRSGQRDFDKVTDTNDGRYSEGGYSDGGYSEGGLSEENEDFTGSTNNLRYIKHGQETEHQQIESSGKSVDVEFNEIQTLATSQTAVADSNGNKDSTGSIRRQRRTRKVQRKQHVSEQDPNGQAIDDEGSEDASSDSDENEDSTGHVKHSSRSKQSQQPQKTVNGESTRPEDHNKCDEAEDATATATHSRRKRHGPMIEDLVIDPGVHFICGLSDVNAIINETAELTCKLSSEDCEGVWFRDGKKISPDDNFSVTKDDAIHKLVIIRCKEEHSGKYRFEADGRKTEAMVSVQDPPRFNHEDLSAFTEPLTVKVGHNAIFKLHFVGHEPIKIKWYREGEELLEDNNTKIEKSASHSRLLLSRCQRKDTGEIKIRLKNEHGCIEAISQLIVLDKPTSPQGPVEVTESSATCIELRWRPPKDDGGSPVINYIMERQQVGRNTWKKIGEIPAVCSYRDTDVDHGRKYWYRIRAVTAEGTSEVMLTDDVQAGTLAFPGPPAPPKVVSAYDECINISWALPSNTGGSRILGYILEKRKKGSNLWTVVNAMDEIIKEKKYAVKDVVAGMEYEFRVTAINLSGVGEFSNPSEFVFARDPKKPPGTVTGLRVTETSYSHLVLTWTKPEVKPGIQDEAKGYYVDIRPAECIEWSRCNSTLIITTSFTVKGLKSMDMYWVRVIATNDGGESAPEELSNYVLAMPSPVRPKFTNHKMKSFMVVRAGNSVRITVNFEASPLPCIMWLKDNGPVTKRVTISNCDGSSQLLIPSSERSDTGIYSIMVKNLAGQETFSTEVRVTDDPKPPGPVELEENVPGTVTVIWEPSPDEKRDDRLHYAVSKLDSTKRTWTTVADRLFNNKITVSNIMHGREYLFRVYAKNDMGISAPSESPSYGKEKKKGKFVVSVPTRKDCDLQCAPTFIVPLKLHTAPKGYECYMSCAVKGNPKPRITWYRNHISLNTNTNYYISDTCGVCSMLILCVGPKDMGEYSITAENALGRAECSTVLSVRE from the exons GTTTCTCCCTCGTTCATCAATACATTCAGCGTTTTAATGAGGTGTCTGGCAACAAGTCAG CTGTGATCCGGAGAAGATCTACGACTCCTGGAGTAATGATCACACAGTATGTGGTAGACATCCCAGAGGGAAAAAGCACCCCAGATGTCCAGAGTAAACCCACCCCAGTTACTATCAAGGAAG GACAATCAGCGGTTTTCAAGATTGTGGTGAAAGGGGATCCAAAACCAGAGGTGTCATGGAGAAGAACTAAAGGGCCTATTTCAGACAAGAATAAATTTCAGAGTAAATATGATGAATCGACAGGAGAGCATATATTAGAG ATTATAAAAGTGACTGGTGCTGAAACAGATACATACAAATGCTGTGCTGCCAATGTGTATGGCAAAGCTGTCTGCACAACAACATTAAATGTCATTGAGG CTTCAAAGAATCCATCAGACTTCAGAAAACTGCTGCGAAGAAG TAAAGTAGAGGAAAAAGCAGAAGGGGAAAGTGATGAAAGATTCTGGGAGGCGATGCTGGACGCTGACCGGAAAGACTATGAGCGCATCTGCATGGAGTTTGGTGTTGCAGATTTACATTTGATTCTCAAGAaactggaagagaaaaaaaagaagatggtGGAAAATAAGTGTAAG GATGGTGAGATTCCTTATGATGAAGAGGCAACAGAGAAACACAGCCTTAAGAGTGTTGGGAGGACAAAGGATTTTAATAAGGGCCTGGTGCAAAAAGTCAACCTCCTCGACACAGAGCTGGATCTGGTGGATGAAGACGTCACCCTTTTCTCTACAGAGTTTAAAC TTTCCAATGTGGACTTTGTTATTAAAATTCAGGAGCTTAAAGCTTCAGAAAGAGACGATGCCCTCTTTGCGTGTGTCCTGACTCACCCCCTACCCAAGATCACATGGATGGGCAAGGGCAGCGCCCTGGAGGATGGAGAGAAATACACCATAACCGTGTCAGACCACAAACTGATCCACCGGCTGCTGATCAGGGACTGCAACAAGCTGGACAACGGCATCTATTCAGCTGTGGCTGGCATTACATCCTGCAGTGCCTGGCTGGTTGTTCAAG CTGAGAGTGAGCCTGCATCTGCTGGACAGAAGAGAGCTCGTAAAACTGCCTTGGCTGGTGGAGCACAGATCGATCTTGAGAAGGTGGCCAGAgagcaacaaataaaaaaccgagaggagatggagaagatTTTAGCAGCGGTAAAAGCAAAACATGGAGAAGGACAACTGAAGGAAGCAAAGTCATTGACCACAAGTGGAAGAGATGGCGATGGTGTAATAACTACAGTCCCTGGACCGGGTAAATACAGCAGAGCAGTAAAGGACAAGCCTAATGCCGCAAAAACCAGTGCCCTGTCTGAGTCAACAGGAACCAAAGGGAAAGACAAGATCAAAAACTCAAGAGGCGACGGTccagaaacaaaattaaatgcTTCAGGGTGTGTAACACAAGCAGGATTGCAACTGATAGTAGATGACCCCAAGAACAAGAAACACACCAGATCAGGTCAAAGGGATTTTGACAAGGTAACAG ATACTAATGACGGAAGATATTCTGAAGGAGGATATTCTGACGGTGGATATTCTGAAGGAGGACTTTCTGAAGAGAATGAGGACTTCACTGGATCTACCAATAATTTAAGATACATAAAACATGGTCAAGAGACAGAACATCAACAAATTg AGTCTAGCGGCAAAAGTGTGGATGTCGAGTTCAACGAGATTCAAACATTAGCCACAAGTCAAACTGCAGTGGCTGATTCTAACGGAAATAAAGACTCTACTGGGTCCATTAGACGTCAAAGGCGCACAAGGAAGGTCCAACGGAAACAACATGTATCTG AGCAAGATCCAAATGGACAAGCAATTGACGATGAAGGAAGTGAGGATGCATCAAGTGACAGTGATGAGAATGAGGACTCTACTGGCCATGTCAAGCATTCAAGTCGTTCAAAGCAAAGCCAGCAGCCACAGAAAACCGTCAACG gtgaaAGTACACGTCCTGAAGACCACAATAAGTGTGACGAGGCTGAAGATGCAACTGCCACTGCCACCCATTCAAGGCGTAAAAGACACGGCCCAATGATAGAAGATCTGGTGATAG ATCCTGGGGTTCATTTCATCTGCGGTTTGTCTGACGTCAACGCCATCATCAATGAGACGGCAGAGTTGACATGTAAGCTCAGCAGTGAAGACTGTGAGGGTGTCTGGTTCAGAGACGGCAAAAAG ATAAGCCCAGATGACAATTTCAGTGTCACTAAAGATGATGCAATCCATAAATTAGTCATAATCAGGTGCAAGGAAGAGCACTCTGGGAAATACCGCTTTGAGGCAGACGGACGTAAAACAGAGGCAATGGTCAGCGTCCAAG ATCCCCCAAGGTTTAACCATGAAGATCTGAGTGCTTTCACTGAACCATTGACAGTTAAAGTAGGGCACAACGCCATCTTCAAACTCCATTTTGTAGGCCATGAACCCATAAAGATTAAGTGGTATAGAGAGGGAGAAGAGCTCCTGGAGGACAACAATACAAAGATAGAGAAATCTGCGAGTCACAGCCGCCTTCTCCTGAGCAGATGCCAGAGGAAGGACACTGGAGAGATCAAGATTAGGCTCAAAAACGAACACGGCTGCATAGAGGCAATTTCACAGCTAATTGTGCTTG acaAACCCACTTCACCCCAGGGTCCTGTAGAGGTAACTGAGAGCTCAGCTACATGTATTGAATTAAGATGGAGGCCTCCAAAGGATGATGGGGGCTCACCTGTGATTAACTACATCATGGAGCGACAGCAGGTGGGAAGAAACACCTGGAAGAAAATAGGGGAAATCCCAGCTGTGTGCAGCTACCGCGATACAGATGTGGACCATGGCCGGAAATATTGGTACCGTATCAGGGCAGTGACTGCCGAGGGTACGAGTGAAGTGATGTTGACTGATGATGTGCAAGCCGGCACACTAG CTTTTCCTGGCCCGCCAGCACCTCCAAAGGTCGTCAGCGCCTATGACGAATGCATCAACATTTCCTGGGCATTACCAAGTAACACAGGAGGTTCCCGTATCCTGGGCTATATTTTGGAGAAACGCAAGAAGGGGAGTAATCTCTGGACCGTTGTCAATGCCATggatgaaataataaaag AGAAGAAATATGCAGTGAAAGATGTTGTAGCGGGAATGGAATATGAATTCAGAGTCACTGCCATAAACCTATCTGGAGTTGGTGAATTCAGCAACCCCTCAGAGTTTGTATTTGCACGGGATCCAAAGA AGCCACCTGGGACAGTTACAGGCCTAAGGGTGACAGAAACGTCTTACAGCCACTTGGTCCTGACTTGGACCAAGCCTGAGGTTAAACCAGGCATACAGGATGAAGCGAAGGGATACTATGTTGACATTCGGCCTGCAGAGTGCATTGAATGGTCCCGCTGTAACAGCACTCTCATCATCACGACTTCCTTCACGGTCAAAGGCCTTAAGTCCATGGACATGTACTGGGTGAGAGTGATAGCGACTAATGATGGAGGGGAGAGTGCTCCTGAGGAGCTGTCCAACTATGTCCTCGCGATGCCCTCACCCG TGAGGCCAAAGTTCACAAACCACAAGATGAAGAGCTTTATGGTGGTGAGGGCAGGGAACTCTGTCAGGATCACAGTGAACTTTGAG GCTTCCCCACTGCCATGTATTATGTGGCTAAAGGACAATGGGCCAGTGACAAAGCGTGTCACCATCAGTAACTGTGATGGCTCATCCCAGCTACTAATCCCCTCCTCTGAGCGCTCTGATACTGGCATCTACTCCATTATGGTGAAAAATCTTGCAGGACAGGAAACATTCAGTACAGAGGTCAGGGTAACAG ATGATCCAAAGCCTCCTGGACCGGTAGAACTGGAGGAAAATGTGCCGGGCACAGTGACAGTGATCTGGGAACCTTCCCCTGATGAGAAACGTGATGACCGCCTCCACTACGCAGTGTCCAAACTGGACTCTACCAAACGCACATGGACCACGGTGGCCGACAGGCTCTTCAATAACAAGATCACAGTCAGCAATATCATGCACGGGAGGGAATATCTTTTCCGGGTGTATGCCAAAAACGACATGGGCATATCTGCACCGTCAGAGTCACCAAGCTAtgggaaggagaagaagaaag GAAAATTTGTGGTGAGCGTACCAACCAGAAAGGACTGTGATTTGCAATGTGCGCCAACCTTCATTGTGCCTTTGAAGCTTCACACTGCACCCAAAGGCTATGAATGCTACATGAGCTGTGCAGTGAAAGGGAATCCGAAACCTCGCATCACGTGGTATCGAAATCACATCAGCCTAAACACCAATACCAACTATTACATCTCCGACACCTGTGGAGTTTGCTCCATGTTAATTCTCTGCGTAGGCCCCAAAGACATGGGGGAGTACAGCATCACTGCAGAGAACGCCCTCGGACGGGCGGAGTGCTCCACCGTCCTCAGTGTCAGAg AGTGA